A single Pedobacter sp. PACM 27299 DNA region contains:
- a CDS encoding cytochrome-c peroxidase, with protein sequence MNRIFIILSFLLIFVVGSAFYAEDEQDSLRAQYSKPVSQWPKPTIDSGLKWTEMSSLPAIDSNYFKIMAEPKVMLGQLLFFDPLLSGSNQVSCSSCHDPEISWGDKRAVALGNDHLQGNRNTPSLLNVAERKTLFWDGRAATLESQVDGPITAHHEMNMKPEALPKKLGKIKGYRELFVKAYGKDKITYPQIVESLGAFERTIRSRRSKFDRFLDGETKVLDDQELQGLHLFRTKARCMNCHNGKYLTDEEFHNIGLTYYKRKYQDLGRHLITGKKEDVGKFRTPSLRDVMHTGPWMHNGMFDSITGVVNIYNSGMHMIDPTEAQAKADPLYPKTDPLLKPLKLTSAEVKAVVAFMNAITATQYHMRRPELPR encoded by the coding sequence ATGAACAGAATATTTATCATCCTTTCTTTTCTTTTGATCTTCGTGGTCGGATCCGCTTTTTACGCAGAAGATGAACAGGATTCATTAAGAGCACAATACAGTAAACCGGTAAGTCAATGGCCAAAGCCTACAATTGATAGTGGTTTAAAATGGACGGAAATGAGTTCCTTGCCAGCTATCGACAGCAATTATTTTAAGATAATGGCGGAACCAAAAGTGATGCTGGGACAACTCTTGTTTTTTGATCCATTACTTTCTGGTTCCAATCAGGTTTCCTGCAGCAGCTGTCACGACCCGGAAATCTCCTGGGGGGATAAACGTGCGGTAGCACTTGGAAACGATCATTTACAGGGAAATAGGAATACACCTTCGCTGCTCAATGTAGCGGAACGCAAAACCTTGTTCTGGGATGGCAGAGCGGCAACATTAGAGTCTCAGGTAGATGGCCCGATTACGGCGCACCATGAGATGAATATGAAACCTGAGGCTTTGCCTAAGAAATTAGGAAAGATCAAAGGTTATAGAGAACTTTTTGTAAAAGCTTATGGAAAAGATAAGATCACTTACCCACAGATTGTAGAATCTTTAGGTGCCTTTGAAAGAACCATTAGAAGCAGAAGAAGTAAGTTTGACCGTTTCCTGGATGGAGAAACTAAAGTTTTAGACGATCAGGAGCTTCAAGGACTGCACCTTTTCCGCACTAAAGCGAGGTGTATGAATTGTCACAATGGAAAGTACCTGACGGATGAAGAGTTTCATAATATCGGCTTGACTTACTACAAACGTAAGTATCAGGATTTGGGAAGACATCTGATCACTGGCAAAAAGGAAGATGTAGGGAAATTTAGAACACCTTCATTAAGAGATGTGATGCATACCGGTCCATGGATGCACAATGGTATGTTCGACAGCATTACCGGAGTGGTTAATATCTATAATAGCGGCATGCACATGATCGATCCAACAGAAGCTCAAGCCAAAGCAGATCCTTTATATCCGAAAACCGATCCACTGTTGAAACCATTGAAATTAACCAGTGCAGAGGTGAAGGCTGTAGTTGCGTTTATGAACGCCATTACCGCAACACAATACCACATGAGAAGACCGGAATTGCCAAGGTAA